ATAACCTCATAGCTCATTAAATTTAAATTTATTTTCTTTTAAAATTTTTATTGCTTCGTTAAATCTAGGTAAGTTTTCATATAAAAATTCAGTCATTAAATAAATCTCAAAATCATTTGATTTTTTTGCTTCTTCTCTTAATAAAATCATTTGCTTATCAGATAACGGCTCTTTAAGTGGTGTTGTTTGACCTTTAATTTTTAGAGGTTCAATCTCATAAACATATTTATTCATTCTTTTGTTATAAGCGCTTAAAAATGATTTTATGACGCTTAAATGATTTATTTTTGTTGTTTTTTTAGTTTCAGAATTATTAATTACTTCAAATACTTCTTCACTGTTTTTAAAATTTTTTGTTATTATTTTTTTTAAAATAACAGTATGTATTGTTTTAGTTGTTTTCTTTCAAGTTTTAGATTTTTGTTCTAAATAAATATCTAAAAATTCTAATAAAGTCATATTTTATTTATTAGTACCTGTCAAAACTTTTTTATTTTTTTATTGTCCTAATTTAATATTTAGTATAAAATATTTATTAGGTAGTATCAGGTTCGACATTAGGTACTACCTTTCTTTTATTTTTTAATTATGTAATTAATGAAAAGCACATAGAAGTTTAAACTCCTATGCGCAATTATTATTTTAATAGAATTATTATAATAACGCATTAACAAGGGTTCGACTTCTCATTAATCACGATAATATTATAACATTAAATTCAGGAAGTCAATGAAAATTTTTAAAAATAGGGAAAAATGATTTTGTATTGCATTTATCAGGTTACTTTTTGCGACATAGTAACCAGTAGAATTATAAAATTTTAATTAATCTATTTTTTTAATATTTTTATAATCTTGTTTATGCATAATATAAAATATCTATAATACATATATATTATATATATAATATATATGTAATTAATATATAATAAATAAAAATATTTGTTAAAATATATTTTTATTTATTATATTATAAGTATACTTATAATATATATTACTAATACTTATTAATAACTTATTAAATATATTACTAATACATAAATAAAATAAAAACATTAAGTCTTTTATTTTATTTATGTATATTAAGTATAATAATATTACTTATAAAGGATAAGTTATTAATGAGTATTAATTTTTACTTTTAAAATTTATTTTGAAGTTCTAAATAATGTTATAATTTATTTGTTAGATAACGGGGATTTATTTTTACTTATTAACAATAATCAATAGTAACAAATAAACATAAACAATAACCTTATTATTTTTTAGGGGACTTCGCAAGTGCTTGCGACAACTTGCTTCAGTCCCTCAGATGATAAAGGTATATTGTAGAATATGTTATTTTTTACAGTTATTGTTAATAAGTTCTCTCTTATTATTAATTGAAAATTATATATATATATAAAATCTAAAAAAATAAGTGTACAACCATTTGATTTTAGTTACAATCATCTTACAAAAAAAGAGTTACAAGAAAAAATTACAAAATTAAAAGAGTACTTTATAGTAAGTAATTTTAATGAACAATTAGCAATTATTGCTATTCAAAGTTTTTTAACATCAACAAATATTAAAAGAACAGAATATGAAGGCAATTTGTTACTTAAGTCACAATACAAACAAAAAATTGGTACTATTAAAAAGTCTTATAGTTATGAGGGGATATATAATCTTGAAGAAGCTAAAGCATTAAAAGAGAAATTTATAGATTATAGAATAACTAGACTTAAATATAGATATGAAAAAATAGATGCAAAGTATCAATTGCATTTATTAAAAATAAATAATGTTTATCAAAAAGAAAAAGAAGAGTTTAACACCAAAAGAAATGAAATTCAAAAAGAATATCAAGTTAGAATTTCAGAACTAAACCAAAAAATTAAAAACAAAGACATTTCTAAACAAGCTTATAAAAATAAGCTTGTGGAATATAAAATATATAGAAAAGAAGCGATAAATGAAGCTAAGTTAAAATCAAAAATCCAATCAAATAAAGAAATTTTGCGCTCATCATTCTGAAGAGAATTAAGTGAATATAAAGTTAATTTGAAAGTGTATGAAAGTAAGATTAATGAAGCACAAAAGACAATTCCGATTGAAACAAGTAAAAATCTTCGTTATTTTGCATCAATGCTAAACTTTATATTTCCAGGATTATCAGAATTAATATTCTTTAAACAATTTACAAAGGGAATATTAATGAGCATTGTTTCAATTATCTCTATTGTTGGAATAATACCATTTTCATTTGGGGCTTATTGAGATGAAATGGGCGGAATCCCAGGATTTAGTGATTTAGGTGCTGGAATACATAATAATGCTCTTGGAATTTTACCAGATGCCAGAGTTTACTTGTTTGGCGGGGTCATATCTGTTATATTAATGGTATTTGTCTTAATATATCACTCGGTAAGCTCATTAGGAGCATATAGAGTTGCTAAATTCTTGGAATATGGTTCAAGACCTAATAAATGAACGCACACCAAACGATGATTAAATTCTAGCGGTTTTCCGTGAATGATTTCTCTTGTCGGATGAATGTTGATGATATTCATTGTTGCAACACCAGTTATAACATCCATATTAGTTTCATTTACCAATTATGGATTTGAACACTATGCACCTGCACAAACTGTTGAATGAGTTGGATTAAAACAATGAGGAAAATGATGAACACTTAGAGAAAATCGTTTATTCGAATCATTACAAAGCGTTATTTTATGATCGATTATATGAACGATTCTTTCTACATTATTCCCGATTTCTCTTGGTATTTTAATAGCAATATTAACAAACAATCAAAGAATAAGATTTAAAAAAATATTTAGATTGATCTATATATTACCATGAGCAATTCCTGCCTTTGTTACACTATCATTTATTCGTAGTATGTTTATTGGTGGTGATGAAGGACTGATAAATAAAATTTTATTAACTATCGGATTAGTGAAGGAATCGAGAAATTGATTGCAAGAAATCGGAACTGCTAGAGTACTCGTTATAGTAGTTCAAACCTGAATAGCGTATGCTTGAATCTTTATGCTTGTAACTGGCAATTTACAATCAATACCAAAAGATATTTATGAAGCTGGTTCAGTAGATGGGGCAAAAGGAAGACAACTTTTCTGATATCTTACTTTACCATCCTTGTTACTTTCTATTGCGCCTATGTTAATTGGTCAATTTGTTGGAGCATTTAATAACTTTACAACCATCTCAATTTTCACAGGTGGTGGACCTGCGTTTCCTAACCCTACAATTTTTGGTGAAGGTTCAACAGACATTATAATTTCGTGAGTATTTAAAATAACCACTGGTGGTATTCAATTCCCAGGTAACCAAGCATTTGCTGCTGCTTTAACTACTCTTGCTGCATCATTTAGTATTGCAGTGAGTGCAAGAGGATTTATAAAGACAATGTCAAGGAGAGACTAATTATGTTTGATAAATTAAAACGTACATTATTTTATAAATATCAATTTGACTCAGTATCAATAACTCAAGCAAAATTAACTCCAAAAAGATTGACGTTTAATGAGTCTGATGCAAAACCACCAACTGCTTTAGAAATGATTTGATTATTCTTTAATTATTTAATACTAGTATTTTGAGCGATCATAATATTATTCCCAATAGTTTCATTGATAATTTCTTCATTCAACGTTGCTAATATCCGGGTAATTGGATTACAAAAATTTGAATTTGGATTTGATAACTTTGAATACTTATTTACAAGTGATAGAAGTTTATTCACCACTTGATATGCTAATACTTTAATTATCGCTGGAATGACTTCATTAATTTCAACTGTAGCAGTTGCATTAAATGGTTATGCTTATTCTAGATTTAAATTTACAGGTTCTAGACATTCATTAACCATTGTTATGATGTTGCAATTAATACCAGCGACTTCATCTTTAATTTCATTATATATATTAGTTAAATTAGGTGGAACTTTAGGAATTCCTCCAATTTGAATGTTAGTATTTATATATTCAGGTGGATCAATAGCTGGAAACACATTTATGTTGAAAAGTTATTTAGACACTATTTCAAAAGAGTTGGATGATTCGGGAAAAATAGATGGATGTAATAATTGAGGTTTATTCTTTAAAATCTTATTGCCGGTGATTAGACCTGCCTTAATAATGGTCGCTTTATGAACATTCTTAACACCATTCACAGATGTTATCTTGCCTAAATTTGTTTTAATTGAAAATGATCAGAAGACACTTGCGGTTGGATTAGATGCATTTATTAATGCTGAGCCAAAACATATTAATTATGGTGCATATTCAGCCGGTTCAATCTTAGCAACACTACCAGCTTTTGCTTTATTTATGTATCTACAAAAGTACATTGTAGGTGGATTAAGTGATGGAGCAGTGAAAGGATAAAAATGTTAAATAAAGACGACAATATAATCAAAAAACGTTCTGATATTGATCTTGATGATTATGGTTTTGAAACTATTGATATAGATAAAATGGTTTCTGAAATTGGAGAAATATATAATTCAAACTCTGGTGCGCATATTAAATTAGTTAATATTTCCAAAAAATATGAAGGTAATGAAAAATATACACTTGAAAATATTAATCTAGAAATTAAGCCTGGAACATTTTGTATCTTTTTAGGGCCTTCAGGTTGTGGTAAAACAACTTTACTAAGAATGATTGCAGGATTAAATTCGATAACAAAAGGTGATTTATTATTTAATAATAAAAGATATAATAATTTACTTCCAAATGAACGTAATATAGCAATGGTTTTCCAATCATATGCTTTATATCCTCATATGAATGTTTATAACAATATATCATTTGGATTAAGAATAGCAAAAGAAAGAAAAGACATTATAGATAAACGTGTCAAAGATGTTGCTAAAATTCTAAAAATTGATGATTATTTATATAGAAAACCACGTGATTTATCAGGAGGACAAAGACAACGGGTAGCTATTGGTCGGGCAATTGCTAGAAAACCACTTGTCTTTTTAATGGATGAACCACTTTCAAATTTAGATGCTAAATTAAGAGAAAACATGCGTAGAGAAATAGTTAATATTCACCGTATGTTAAATACTACAAGTATCTACGTTACACACGATCAATTAGAAGCTATGACTATGGGTGATCAAATCGTTGTATTTAATGATGGTAAAATCCAACAAAGTGGAAAAGGTAAAGAATTATACTTTAAACCAGCAAATGTTTTTGTTGCGAAATTTATCGGATCACCTACTATGAATACTTTTGAAGCCGTTTATAATGATGGGTTCATTTATGATGAGTCTGGAAAAATAAACATTAAATTAGACAAAGAAACTGCTGAAAAACTTTATAATAACCAAAAATTAATAATTGGTTTTAGAAGTGAAGATTTAAGAATTTCATATACAAATGTTGATAATTCAGCGCTTGGAAAAATATCAAGCATTGAATTAATTGGTAAAGATCAATTGGTTCTTGTTAAACTAAATGATAAAACTGAATTCATTGTAAATGCTACTAATAGTGATGAGTTCGAATTATTTACTCATGTATATGTTGAATTTGTTGTCTCAAGAATTCATATTTTTGATAAAGAAACAGAAAATAGAATTAACTAAATTATGAATAATGAAATAAAACTTTTAGACACAAATTACTTAAAAAGAAAAATTTTCTTATCTATTTTATTTGTCTTACTTTTAATAGTATTTATTTTTCAATTAGTGATGGTTGATAAATTTATAACTAGAATTACATATGAATATAATTATATAAAAGAAGGTACATCAAGTAAAAATTGAGCTGATGAATTAGTTTATAAAAATTCTGAATCATATCAATTACGCTATGTATTTCATAGTCTAAATTCAATTATATTAATATTAACACTAATTTCATTAGTTTTGGTTTTTATTTCATTATTATCATTATTCCTTAATATTGATAATGGAGATAAATATTATCCATATCTTACTTGAATAATTCCGATATCATTTATTTTATTATTCTTCTTACTATCATTACAACCTGAAAATATTAATAAAGTTGATGAAATACAAATTGAGGTTGAAGGGGAACCGCCAACTAAAGGAATTAAAAAAGTTCCTGGTATACCTTTTGGATATGAATTAGTATGATCTTCTATGTTATTACAGTTTGCTAATATATTCATTATCTCAATCGCTAAAAAATCATATGGTTTTATAACTAAAGATTTTATTTTACAAAAAAAACCTCAAGAAACAGCTAATCTATATAAAGAACTTCAAAATAAAATAAAAGAAATTAATAAATAGACCAAAATTTGGTCTTTTTATTAATTATTTTTTGCTTTATAGGATGAAATATAAAATCTAATTTAAATTATTAAAATAGTTGTAAAATTGATATATGAGTAAAAATGTTTATGAGAAGAATATTAATAGTGCAGTTGATATAAAAAATAATATTAGAGTTAAGCAAGTGAAAAGTAATGAAGATTTTACAAAAACTAACAATATTATTTTGTATTTAATGGATTTAATTAAATCTAAAAAAATCCCGGTAAATAAAATAATGCCATCTGAAAATGCATTAATGCAACGATTTAATTGTTCAAGAAGCGTAGTAGTGGCCGCTTATCAGAGATTATCTTCATTAGGCGCGGTTTATACAATTTCAAAACGCGGTCATTTTGTGGCTGAAAATTTTCACAATTTAATTAAACCTGTTAGTTTAATTTTAAAGGTAGAAAAACAAGAAGGATATGAAGAAATTGATTTTATTTGACCTGAATGATTCGAAAAGAAAAACATTATTTTTACTGAGGGTGCTAGAAAGTTTAAAAAGACATACTATAAAAATGATGAATTAATAGCATATTCAGATATTTGAATATCTACTAAAAACATTGCAAAAGATGAAATTATTGATGCTAGTAAACCACTAATTGATGTTTTAGATGAAAAAGAAACAATTACTAACATTGTCTATGAAGTTCAATATGAGAACTTTTTCAACTACTTTGGTTTTGAAAAAATGATGGTATTAACTTTATTCGGCTATGATGAAGATAGTATTTGTATTGCTGGAAAATATTACATCAAACCAGAACATTTTAAACTCTTTTATCAAGAGTTTTCATTATTATAGAGGTAATATTTTAACATTCTTGTTCTATTAACATATTTTTTTAATTTTTTATTATTTTTTAAAATATCTTAACACTATATACAAAATTGTTTGCATATTATTGAAAAATTGTATTGTAAAGATTATGTTATTTTGGTAAAATACTTTTATGAATAAAGCGACATATAAAAAAAATATTGAAAGTTATCCTGAAAGTGTAGGAGCAGTTAGAAATAGATCCTTAAAAGATGACGATGTTACTAAAACAAGCAATATAATTCAATATTTAATTAGTTTAATAAAATCTAAAAAAATTCCCGTAAATAAAATAATGCCTTCAGAGCACGCTTTAATGCAACGTTTTAATTGTTCAAGAAGTGTAGTTGTATCTGCGTATTTAAAACTTAATGCATTAGGAGCAACTTATTCAATTTCAAAACGTGGTCATTTTGTGGCTGAAAATTTTCACAATTTAATTAAACCTATTAGTTCATTACTTAAGGTAGATAAGCAATGAGGAGAAGAAGTATTTGATTTTCAATGACCATCTTGATTTGATGAAAGAAACATTATTTTTACAGATGGCGCTAGAATGTTTAATAAATATTTTTATAAAAATAATGAATTGATAGCAGAAGCGGATGTTTGACTATCAACAAAGAATCTTGATATTTATGAACCAATTGATTTATCAATACCATTACTTGATTCTTTATCTGAAAGAGAACCAGTTAAAAACATTGTTTATGAAATTAAATATGAAGAAGCAAATAGATTAGGATATGAAAAAATGATGGTAATCATATTCTTTGGATATGATGAAGATAGTATTTGTATTGCCGGTAAATTTTATATTAAGCCAGAACACTTTACATTTTTTCATCAAGAATTTTCATTATTATAAAAACCAAAACTACTTGTTTTGGTTTTTATTATTTTTTAAAAATTCATTCTAAAATTTGTTTTTTAAAATTAGTTTCTTTTCCAAATGTTAGAAAGCTTGGTTTGATAAATGAAAAACTTTTAAAGAAGCTTTTAGGGTTACTAAACGATTTAAATCCTTCATACCCATGATATCTGCCATTACCAGAATTGCCAACTCCACCAAAAGGCAAATAAGTATTTGATAAAAATGAAATGGTATTATTGATAATTACACTACCAGATTTAAAATATTTTTCTATTTCAAAATTTCGTTTATTCTTTCCAAATAAATAGATAACTAATGGATTAGGTTGTCTTTGCAAAATATTTTTAAGTTCATTAAAGTTTTCAAAACTTAAAATAGGTAAAATAGGACCGAAGATTTCTTCTTGCATAATTCTTTCATTCTGTGAAGCAAAATAAACAAATGGTTCAATTGTTAACTTTGATTCATTTTTATTTAATAATGAGAGTTTGTCATTGTCTAATAGTGATAATATTCGATTAAAATGTTTTT
This DNA window, taken from Mycoplasmopsis cynos, encodes the following:
- a CDS encoding sugar ABC transporter permease — encoded protein: MFDKLKRTLFYKYQFDSVSITQAKLTPKRLTFNESDAKPPTALEMIWLFFNYLILVFWAIIILFPIVSLIISSFNVANIRVIGLQKFEFGFDNFEYLFTSDRSLFTTWYANTLIIAGMTSLISTVAVALNGYAYSRFKFTGSRHSLTIVMMLQLIPATSSLISLYILVKLGGTLGIPPIWMLVFIYSGGSIAGNTFMLKSYLDTISKELDDSGKIDGCNNWGLFFKILLPVIRPALIMVALWTFLTPFTDVILPKFVLIENDQKTLAVGLDAFINAEPKHINYGAYSAGSILATLPAFALFMYLQKYIVGGLSDGAVKG
- a CDS encoding ABC transporter ATP-binding protein yields the protein MLNKDDNIIKKRSDIDLDDYGFETIDIDKMVSEIGEIYNSNSGAHIKLVNISKKYEGNEKYTLENINLEIKPGTFCIFLGPSGCGKTTLLRMIAGLNSITKGDLLFNNKRYNNLLPNERNIAMVFQSYALYPHMNVYNNISFGLRIAKERKDIIDKRVKDVAKILKIDDYLYRKPRDLSGGQRQRVAIGRAIARKPLVFLMDEPLSNLDAKLRENMRREIVNIHRMLNTTSIYVTHDQLEAMTMGDQIVVFNDGKIQQSGKGKELYFKPANVFVAKFIGSPTMNTFEAVYNDGFIYDESGKINIKLDKETAEKLYNNQKLIIGFRSEDLRISYTNVDNSALGKISSIELIGKDQLVLVKLNDKTEFIVNATNSDEFELFTHVYVEFVVSRIHIFDKETENRIN
- a CDS encoding GntR family transcriptional regulator, with protein sequence MSKNVYEKNINSAVDIKNNIRVKQVKSNEDFTKTNNIILYLMDLIKSKKIPVNKIMPSENALMQRFNCSRSVVVAAYQRLSSLGAVYTISKRGHFVAENFHNLIKPVSLILKVEKQEGYEEIDFIWPEWFEKKNIIFTEGARKFKKTYYKNDELIAYSDIWISTKNIAKDEIIDASKPLIDVLDEKETITNIVYEVQYENFFNYFGFEKMMVLTLFGYDEDSICIAGKYYIKPEHFKLFYQEFSLL
- a CDS encoding GntR family transcriptional regulator; the encoded protein is MNKATYKKNIESYPESVGAVRNRSLKDDDVTKTSNIIQYLISLIKSKKIPVNKIMPSEHALMQRFNCSRSVVVSAYLKLNALGATYSISKRGHFVAENFHNLIKPISSLLKVDKQWGEEVFDFQWPSWFDERNIIFTDGARMFNKYFYKNNELIAEADVWLSTKNLDIYEPIDLSIPLLDSLSEREPVKNIVYEIKYEEANRLGYEKMMVIIFFGYDEDSICIAGKFYIKPEHFTFFHQEFSLL